In one Trichlorobacter lovleyi SZ genomic region, the following are encoded:
- a CDS encoding branched-chain amino acid aminotransferase, producing MQIEVLPLAPEQMKQKVADETQLGFGRLFTDRMLLVEWTADKGWHNARIKPYEPFMLDPATTVLHYAQEIFEGLKAYKWDDGRIALFRPEMNARRFNQSASRMCMPEVPEELFLDGIDKLVELEKDWIPSAPGTAMYIRPAMIAVDPYLGVKPGDHYYFFVILSPVGAYYAAGFNPVSILVEDKYVRSVAGGTGDAKTGGNYASSLKAGLEAKKKGFDQVLWLDGKERRYIEEVGAMNMFFAYGNHIVTAPLTGSILSGITRESVLRLAIELGCTVEERLIDVDELFADLRNGKVTEAFGSGTAAVVTPVGTLGYKDEALQVGDGGVGAITQKLYDALTGIQTGKLDDRYGWIRIVDAA from the coding sequence ATGCAGATCGAAGTACTTCCCTTGGCCCCTGAGCAGATGAAGCAGAAGGTGGCTGATGAAACACAACTTGGCTTTGGCAGGCTGTTTACCGACCGGATGCTGCTGGTCGAGTGGACTGCCGACAAAGGCTGGCATAATGCCCGGATCAAGCCATACGAGCCGTTCATGCTGGATCCGGCTACAACGGTCTTGCATTATGCCCAGGAGATCTTTGAGGGACTCAAGGCCTACAAATGGGATGATGGCCGGATCGCCCTGTTCCGTCCCGAGATGAACGCCCGGCGCTTCAATCAGTCCGCCAGCCGGATGTGCATGCCGGAAGTGCCTGAAGAGCTCTTTCTGGACGGCATCGACAAACTGGTTGAGCTGGAAAAGGACTGGATCCCCTCCGCACCCGGTACCGCGATGTATATCCGTCCGGCCATGATTGCGGTTGACCCCTACCTCGGTGTCAAGCCCGGCGACCACTATTACTTCTTTGTGATCCTTTCTCCGGTGGGGGCCTATTACGCAGCCGGCTTCAACCCGGTCAGCATCCTGGTGGAGGACAAATACGTCCGTTCCGTTGCAGGCGGCACCGGTGATGCCAAGACCGGCGGTAACTATGCATCTTCCCTTAAGGCCGGTCTGGAAGCCAAGAAGAAGGGCTTTGATCAGGTACTCTGGCTGGACGGCAAGGAACGGCGCTACATTGAAGAGGTCGGTGCCATGAACATGTTCTTTGCCTACGGTAATCATATTGTCACCGCTCCCCTGACCGGTTCGATCCTGTCCGGCATTACCCGCGAATCGGTGCTGCGGCTGGCGATTGAACTTGGCTGCACGGTTGAGGAACGGTTGATTGATGTGGATGAGCTGTTTGCTGACCTGCGCAACGGCAAGGTGACTGAGGCCTTTGGCAGCGGTACTGCTGCCGTGGTGACCCCGGTGGGAACGCTGGGCTACAAGGATGAGGCGTTGCAGGTCGGTGACGGTGGCGTTGGCGCAATCACCCAGAAACTGTATGATGCCCTGACCGGTATCCAGACCGGCAAGCTGGATGATCGTTACGGCTGGATCAGGATCGTTGACGCAGCCTAG
- a CDS encoding HU family DNA-binding protein codes for MKKADLVAKMATDAGITKAQAEKALAAFTAATEAALKAGDKVTLVGFGTFSTISRKARTGRNPQTGKEIKIAAKTSAKFSPGKGLKDLKIKAAKKK; via the coding sequence ATGAAGAAGGCAGATCTCGTTGCAAAGATGGCAACCGACGCAGGCATCACCAAGGCACAGGCCGAAAAGGCACTGGCCGCCTTCACCGCTGCTACTGAAGCAGCCCTGAAAGCTGGCGACAAGGTAACACTGGTAGGATTTGGCACATTCAGTACCATCTCCCGCAAGGCCCGCACCGGCCGCAACCCCCAGACCGGCAAGGAGATCAAGATTGCAGCCAAGACATCGGCAAAGTTCTCACCCGGCAAGGGGCTGAAAGATCTGAAGATCAAGGCAGCCAAGAAGAAGTAA